From the genome of Sphingobacterium kitahiroshimense, one region includes:
- a CDS encoding aromatic amino acid transaminase, with the protein MFKHIEHYAGDPILSLMDAYNNDPRTDKVNLSIGLYYNERGETPVMDAVSQAKNQIKNDQSSLYLPMSGMPSYCQHIQHLLFAHAPQAITEKRITTIQTLGGSGALKVGADFLKKSYPTSKVYVSRPTWENHISIFNGAGFTVEYYPYFNDTLGTLDFNAMITFLSTLEESAIVLLHPCCHNPTGADLTKEQWDETIKVLKFKKLIPFLDMAYQGFGKGFNEDLYAITAMTNAGLTFLLSNSFSKIFSLYGERVGGLSVVCTDKEEANLVAGQLKATVRKNYSSPPTYGAKLIDVILGNPELKQIWLIELESMRIRMKQIRKNLYSQIIQLGGEKERFSFLIDQTGMFSYSGFSPKQVHDLREEYAIYLVKSGRICIAGLNEENIARVAQAFLSVNNELVVSAY; encoded by the coding sequence ATGTTTAAACATATCGAACACTATGCTGGCGATCCTATCTTATCGTTGATGGATGCATACAATAATGACCCTCGTACTGATAAAGTTAATCTTAGCATAGGACTGTATTATAATGAAAGAGGTGAAACTCCTGTTATGGATGCTGTATCTCAGGCAAAAAACCAGATTAAAAATGACCAGTCATCGCTATACTTACCTATGAGCGGCATGCCTTCTTATTGTCAACATATTCAGCACTTATTATTTGCTCATGCTCCTCAAGCTATTACTGAAAAAAGAATTACAACTATTCAAACCCTTGGAGGATCGGGTGCATTAAAAGTAGGTGCTGATTTCCTGAAGAAAAGCTATCCAACCAGTAAGGTTTATGTAAGCAGACCTACTTGGGAAAATCATATTTCTATATTTAATGGTGCTGGGTTTACAGTAGAATATTATCCATACTTTAATGATACACTAGGTACGTTAGATTTTAATGCGATGATCACTTTTCTTTCGACCTTGGAAGAGTCTGCTATCGTTCTTCTTCATCCTTGCTGCCACAATCCTACTGGCGCAGATCTGACTAAAGAACAATGGGACGAAACCATAAAGGTTTTAAAATTTAAAAAATTAATTCCTTTTTTGGACATGGCTTATCAGGGGTTTGGAAAAGGGTTTAATGAAGATCTCTATGCGATTACTGCAATGACAAATGCTGGCCTAACATTTTTACTGAGCAACTCATTTTCAAAGATATTTTCACTATATGGTGAACGTGTAGGTGGTCTCTCTGTGGTCTGTACGGACAAAGAGGAAGCAAATCTAGTAGCTGGGCAATTAAAAGCGACGGTACGTAAAAATTACTCAAGCCCTCCCACTTATGGCGCTAAGTTAATAGACGTTATACTAGGAAACCCGGAATTAAAACAAATTTGGTTAATTGAACTTGAATCAATGCGTATACGCATGAAACAGATTAGAAAAAATCTATACAGTCAAATAATCCAATTGGGTGGAGAAAAAGAGCGGTTCAGTTTTCTGATAGACCAAACTGGAATGTTTAGCTATTCTGGATTTTCGCCGAAGCAAGTCCATGATCTTCGTGAGGAATATGCCATATACTTAGTAAAAAGTGGTAGAATCTGCATTGCAGGTTTAAATGAAGAAAATATAGCGCGCGTTGCACAAGCTTTTTTATCCGTTAATAATGAATTAGTAGTAAGTGCGTATTAG